TAGctattttacacaaatgtaaaGAACTGGTTTTCacactaaaatattttcaatatatggacaaactgaaaaaaaaagtatttttataagaATTTGTTTTTACTAATACAGCTAAAttagcaaaaataaatttcacattAATGTATCTGGTGTAACAGTAAGAAGGACGTAATTTTGATGTATCATATACAAATTGATACATGTATAGGTTTTTATAGATATAATTTTCACATTACCCCCATCTGTAGCATCCACTTCCTCTCCGAAGTCATCCTCCTCTAGTCTAGATACAGCAACAGTTCCCGCCTTCAGTTCTACATCTGGACCAACAGATACCTGAAATTGTAATATTCAAAGATAAATATTGCCTAGCAATTAAGAGTCCCCTACCAGAAAGGAATCCTCATATCTGCTGTCATAGGAACCACATTTTTCATACTAAAACTAATTTGAAAGACCTGCATATACTTCAAATAACTTACCATCTATAAACCAGGTTTCATGATAATTctcttatttttaatttctgtCTGGAACATTATAATGGATACACATCCCAAAGAACAGACAGACAAATGGgcaaaataaaatatgcatattCTTGATACTGTGTTCTACTTACATCAAAGGTTTAATGACAAAAAAACCCTCTTGTACACTAATAAAGTTATATGACAAAATCAATCTTCTTGTCCCATTTTTGGACTACCAGCTGCCAAAGCAGGAAAACAAAAAGACTTGCACATTTTCCATATTGCCATCTACTAGTATTCATGtactaagttttatgaaaatatctggCACTTTTCAAATTATCCTAGAATTCTACTTTGTGTGATTAAATCAATCACAACAGTGCATACCTGTGAGCTCAGCAAACAACCTGAATGGAGCGTAACATTGTTGTACCCAGTTTACAATATAAAAGATTAAAGAAGTATATACCTGTGAGTTTAGCACACATCCTTGGTAGAATTTTAAATTGCTGTACATAGTAACATTACTAAAGATTAAAGAAGTATATACGTGTGAGCTCAGCAAACAACCTGGACAGAGTGTAACACTGTAGTACACAGTTACAATATCTAAGATTAAAGAAGCATATACCTGCAAGAATATTAAAGATTAAAGAAGTATATACTTGTGAGTTTAGCACACATCCTGGACAGAGTATAACATTGTCATAGACAGTAACATTATCACAGATTAATGAAGTGTCTATTTTACAGTTGTCTTCTACAGTAACACCATCCCATAGGTAAGATCCTTTGATAGTGACATTTTTACCTGTAATTCATCAAAGTAAATTTCATAACAGAATGAAAGCTAAAGAACTTTGAATGgacttttacagctgtaactcaATTGAAATAAACAAGTATCTTCAATATGTTTCACTTAAAGTACTGTGTTCCAAATATAAATCAGAAATTTACtggtaaacaagagcaccgcaatgcagagcaatatacgcccgaaggtatgacctttgaccactaagtgtgaccttgaccttgaaataatgcgctctgcacattgtctcgatgtggttaacatttgtgccaagtttctttaaaatccttcaagcagttcaagagttacagagcggacatgataCAAATTCATATGTcttttgacccccaagtgtgaccttgaccttgaagcgagccaacTAAAACATGCGCTATGcacgtcatctcgatgtggtgaacatttgtgtcaagtttctttgaaatccttcaaggggttcaagagttgcTAAATTGTGgttggacggacagacagacaccagcgTCATATAATACGCCCCCTTTGGCACTAACCTTTTACCCACTTCTCATTCAAAATGGAACCTGTTTTAACAAATTATATTTGTTCTTATAAAACTCTAATATTATAGTGTATTAATCTGAAAAGTGTATTAATTTTCCAACAGAAGTATTGTGCCAGAAATTAACAAAATGATACCTTGATTATCGACAGatatcatatttaaaatataaacttaaaccaaaaatctTTCATAATGTGAAAGGCCAAAAGACTTCTGAACTGAAAGACTAAAATATCACGTTACCTATTTGACAATTTCTGCCTATGACAGAATGTGAGATGACTGTATGGCTTCCAACTGATGAACCATTCCCTAGTAATACATTCTCCTCTATCTTGCATTCTCTGAAACAATAATTAACACCTTGTTATAAATGTTGTGTTTTAATCTGTTAGTCACTGCAAAAGGTATTATAAAATTTGCTCTGAATTTTCAGGAACTGTTTTGCCATTTACAGTCATTAGCTTTAACCTTTAggctgctggcggcaagtgattctgcctttacaaccagtgcagacaaagatcagcctgcacgtccgtgcagtaaagtcagtaaattttcagtgaacatcccattgaataataagtggtactgcccaaattgaatgatggaccagtccattcttgaaatttagcagggtaaaggttaaaagaaatTTCCTTTGGAATATATCAGAAACAAGAAACTAAAAACAGGGCTAATCTATCTACATATTTCTgatctaatatatatatttgtgagacatgataacagaaATTAGAATGTATATACAAGCGTTAAAACCAGTACAAATATGTAGTACAATTCTTGTGTGTATATAAAgtagcatcgaaactaatctttgCGCTCGTTTGTATTGCCGTAATTTGTTTGGTATATCATGGTGGTGATTGGTTCGTATAAAGTCTACCTATATAAATAATAGTCAGAATTTTTTCTGCTAAAGGAGATACATTGAAAGTGACCATTGGTACAAAGTTACTGACATATGATTTTTTTCAAGACATCCTAATAACTTACGAAAAAATATTGGGCAGAAGGGGGTAAACCATTTGTAATGTTTTTTGAAATAATGGAGGAAATCAAAATTCTTCCTGCTTTTTCACCAGTTCCTTACTACTTATTTTTACTTACGTTATCATTTTTTAAAGTCCAATATACACTCCAAGCCAAAATTGACagaaatgaaagttttgaaaattttcaccaCCACTTTTaaagtcatattttttttgtctaaggagagtttaaaatatttaacaattccAATTAAATCTTTCCCAAATAATACAAAGCTGGCAATATTTAGGTTGCAAAAGGAAcagataaatgttttattttctataagAGATACCCCATAATGTTCATGAGTTACagcaaatatatatacatatatattaaaccTACCTTGCAAGGGTAACATTTTTACTCATATAAACATTATGCCTTCCATATGAAATACTATCTTTGTTATGTCTGTAGCAACTGTCAGGTACAAAGGGAAATGTCCATCTGTTTAATATATCCTGActgaaataagtaattaaaaacaCTATCACATTCAATCCAATTAATATTCATTAACCCTTTATTGTGCTTATaatttgttatcttaaaataattataatacatgATTCAAGTTATTAAACAGTTTAGAGTAAACTATCTTACAAGTGTGCTATAAGATTCAGTTTCGAATTTCGAACTTTCAAGAAACGTCCAGAGAGCTCAGAAGGTACAGCAGTTTTGAAGTTGGAACTCTCAAGACTTATCTAGTGAGCTCAGTGGGCAGAGCCATTTCTATGTTTGAACCTTCAAGTAACGTCTAATGAGCTAAGTGGGTGAAGCAGTTTCTTAAGAAACATCCCGTGAGATCCGCAGGTACAGCAGTTTTGAAATTCAAACAAACCAACGATGTTACTAGAAAATGAAGAATGGCTCTAATGCAGTATTCTAAAAAGCATGGTACTAATATATTGCCAAATATATTATGTGGTCTGTAACCCTAACAACTCACTTTGGTGTTATGGACCTAGCATACATTGTATATCTATACACAAAACACTTTAATACAGttaacatgtgtgtgaagttttagtGTCATCATCTGAATcttttaaaattgatattgagATAGAAACCAAACACTCCCAGTTTAGTTTGGAGCGGCCTTGACCTCAAACACAGAGACCTGAATCTTGCATATGACACACCTTCTAACAATGTTTAATGTGTGTGTAAATGTTTCAATGGAATCGCTTGAAAAGTTCTGAAGTTATAGTGGAGACAACAAATTTTTTTCGGATGCACAGACTATCATACTGAAAAGGGCAATCCCTTTGGAGGCATAAAAATAGGCATTAATACTGGCTAACCTCACTGCATCATACATCTGTAGGTTAGATATTCTAGCAGCGTAAGCATCTTTGACAACATGCATCTGTATTGTATTACCCATAATCTACAAAATACACATTTCACATTTCTACAatcaaataaactataaaaacttgtttttaaaccAATCATTGAATTTATAATGCATATGTATATTCCTATCAAAATAAAGCAAACCATGACGATTTCTACAAAAGATCTGTTAGCTCCATCTTCAGTGAGAATTAAGTTAATCCAGTCCTACTACTATAGACATCAAGTATCATATGTGTACCAAGCTAGGACACAGAAATTACAAAACAAGTCTTTCCACAGATACACACTGATATAGCAACCTGTCAACacttacctccctttatttgtAGACTGCTAAACCATTATACTGTATCTTTTATTTGACCGGAAACCAATCAAACTTTATGTATTATTAGACTGGTAACAATTCATACCATATCCGTTACTAGACTGGTAACCAAACATACTACAtactaacaaaatatatatttttttaaaattatctttgaaatgtgaCTCTtgccacagacacttggggtcaggaccccccacccaccccactcTCCTCcacccctggttaagtttagcaaATATTTTTTAGCGTTTTTAAGAGCATTAAaggtaaaaaatgcatttttaaaacacgctgaaattgttacaaaatgcatttaatgatcgtcacctatgctcaatgtATGtttaaatgctaaaaaatatttgttaaacttaaccaggggcagAGGAgagtggggtgggtggggggtcctgaccccaagtgtctgtgacaCCTGATATACCTCTTCATTAATAAGAATGCCCCTGACAAAGCTGTCCCTGGTTTCATAGTCGAAATTATCTGTGAACAGCTGCggtacttgtggagaacagataCTGATGTTGGCATCCAGGAGATCATAACGTATCTGTACATCTTTATGTTCTGTCATCACCTCCTGTAATAGATCGATATAAGGGAAAGAAAATGTTAACAGCATAGTCTTGTTACAAATAAGCAGCTCTAAAATTGTAGAAGAAATTCAGTCACTTCTTGACAAGGCACACAAGTCATGACAATAACACATTCTTATCTGGCAGtttaaaatcaaaggcctgaagagcctgagtcggctaatgattgatgtactgacagtatagtctaccagtttcagtttgtttttagtttttttcttaaaatttcacaacacagctcgatatttacccaaaatattatatccggatacgattacacttttctccagtttcaacaatatattttacaaattgtgatgatacggagacatttagcagcaattggcagtatctgacatagaagtttacggttaaattacctcttatttaaatcttttcataaaaaagttgtttcatttcgtgaaagcagccaaacacagacaatctactttcgatttcaaaagctacaagaaaatacaatttaatgtttcgccgatttgtttatttctcgaaaaataagaattaaaatcatttttaatatcagtagtaactaaacaaaccagtaagagcttcttcttccgataatttatccgtttactgactgcaaaattcaacccatgcaaagtttatagaaatcatacgatgcgtgtatacgttcaatgtgggagaaattaggctgatcggctatgttacctaacgcatccagacgattcagattttgtttttaaaaaagcattgtgtgcgtttctgtaattttatatacgtttttatacgcttagaaattattagacatgcgtatttgcattatttctatacgtaatttacgctaatacgcatcttatctggagccctgtggaaatattttttgtctttcgctggatgttacgcaagctttgtaagcctgcgcaattcttaaaatgcacatttatgcttaatgagttacattcgagtattgcacaattacaagtcataaatatgacagattacatcgtatattggtcatagcaaagggaattgacacaacttaacttcattcatgcagtgaactgtttgaaatttgagaaatctaatggaactacatcccttcacgtgttattcggtccatttagagaatcccTGAACAGCAaggcctttagccgactcaaaaaaattATACCAATGTGTCAAAGAACTGCAAAATTATTGAATTTCATGGGTATTAATTTTCATGGTTTTCCAAAAACGGCTATTGCATGGCGATGAGAATTTGTAAACTGAAACTTCTGAAGATAAAAATTaatgaatcaataaaaagtttttttctacttttcatcaaaaagttctgttctgttattaagACACCTCAATTTATCTAACATTTCATTGTGTTTGTAAAATTAGTTTAAGCCGCTTGCAGTTGTCATATACCGGTATATTACTGAAAATACCAAATGTGCTGTAGATAATCTATACACGTACAATAGGTGCACAAAACATACCAAAGGAAATTGAAATCTTCTGTTCCCTGTTTCTCCAACTTTTTGGTAATGAATGACATTCTGTGTTTGGTTGTCAATGGCCAGTATAACATCATCCTGGGCACTGCGCGTAGTATGTCCTGGAGGCGCCTGTCTGAACACCATCGTCATTATGGCGGATTTATCCTTCTCATGCCTCTTTCTGGAAAATAACACCATTTACTAATTTGACTCAATATACCTTGACAAAATAAAGATGTGGGTTCTATCCACTGGCACTAAACCAGAAAGAAAATGACACTAGATGTTATACCCTACCACTAGGAATACTGTGCAAACCATGGTACCTGACTGTGAAATATACTAGTCCATTTCAATTTGACATTTCTCACCAAAAGATGTGCAGTATTACTGAACAACtggtaatttatcttctatcATACACCagtcacattttctcaatatGTCTTATACGGAGAGACACTGCGTATTTAAGTTTTTTGTCAATGTTATGGGAAAAAATTGGATATTTTCCTGTTGGTTTATATCATGTGTATCACTGTGTACTTAGGGATAGGATATAATATGTACAACTGCTTTTTCTTCTTGTTTCGGTAGCAGCGGTTCTATCAACAACAGAAATTAAAAGTTCTTTCGTTTTACTATAAACAAATCAAACTCTTAGTAATCTTCCATTATGCTACAGCCATAGATCAATACTGGACCAGGTTTAACACCATTGTTATTTCTTGTACAGGAAACATTCTTTTtgtgattgaaaaaaaatgtcttacagGGACACTTATTGATGCATTATTAGCAAAAAGGTACAGGAATAATAGAAGTTGAATGTTCAAAATCCATCAAATGTAGTACTAAATTGTGATAAAAAAACACTTATTAATACAAAAGTACGAGTACAAGTTTTATTTACAAACTGGGGACTTAGTAATTGTGCCTACTTATTTCAATGATGTTAGCCCTTCATTTGGTATCAGTCATTTACGTCAAACCTACTTGTGTTCCTCCATTATAGGCTGCAGTTTGATGTTCGAGACAACATCTCCATAGATGAGTATAAAATCACTCCTGATGAGGCTCTTGGCATCTATGTCCCTCAGTGCATCTCCCATTGACATACAACCCTCAGATACAATAGGTACAACATTACATGGGGAACTCTTCTCATTCCAGCGCGAGTTCCTGAAATTAAACAACGCATTTTGTACAAAGAAAAAAGCAATGAAAGTATTCACCTTAAACAGGACTGACTTGTATAAGATATTAGAATGCTTGAAGCCAAATCGCCTGGGATGCGATTGAGCAGAAGACTGAGGGACTGATATTATTGTCCTAAGGTTTTTCAGTAACCATGCTTTCACCACTGTCATCATTTGTATAGTTTCCAAATTTGGTGATAAATATTGCCCGCTGGTACTAATGACTGTTggaagtttcataaaatttcataaaaatcatctTTTAATGACAATTTGATACCTGACAACACACTAACATGTCAAAACAGAATtacaaacaaggagctgcgttcaataaacgcttgatgccccccgtggcatccttgttgatacaaagcaacctccaaaatgaggtcaaggtcaaactgaggtcaggtgatgtttgaagatgaggaatggtcacaggttacatctgtattagtatcaattcattcttgtaagcggtattaatgctagacgaaacggtcccatttggttaaccaagagatggcccatataaagcaacctaaatccaaaaagaggtcaaggtcaaactgaggtcaggtgatgtttgaagatgaggaatggtcacaggttacatctgttttagtatcaattcattcttgtaagcggtattgatgctagacgaaacggtcccatttggttaaccaaaagatggccaatataaagcaacctaacgccaaaatgaggtcaaggtcaaactgaggtcaggtgatgtttgaagatgaggaatggtcacaggttacatctgtattagtatcaattcattcttgtaagcggtactgatgctagacgaaacggtcccatttggttaaccaagagatggcccatataaagcaaccttagtccaaaatgaggtcaaggtcaaactgaggtcagatgatgtctgaagatgaggaatggtcacaggttacatctgcattagtatcaagtcattctagtaaggggtattgatgctagacgaaacggtcccattgggttaacctcatacggacggacggacgaacgaacggacggacaggacgatcactatgaTCATTTGCACCTTTTTCAGACTGAATGTGGTAACCCAAAACTAGAATTTCAATTTGTGAgtgttttcattttgatttcatTTGGCTTTTCAATTCGCTTTTGTCATATATGTGAATGACCCATTGATAATAATACATTCTGTTATTTTTCTGGTTCAGTTTCAGATTGATGGATGTGAAATGGTCACTACAGGAAATATTGCTTTGCTTTTTACTTAAAGTGAGAGCAAACTGGCAACACCAATCTCTTGTAAAGGAAAGGAAACACACAAAAgtatatacataataaataataaaatctgtaaaaagatcctttggaagcaaaaaatgcaaccaagaagaataatagcagactcggtttgatcgagtctgttcatgagaggtaatgaaatgtgcaacacctctcatgccccctagcaccggcttaagcagaactctattagtattacacatatgttggatggactccatgatcccaaaggaccagaaaatataacattactGAATCCAtacatacataatttatattgatataaaCTTCTATAACACAACTTACTGAAGATGCTGTTTAACTAGGCCAGCATGATGACAGCACAGAACAAAGATCTCCTGTACTCCACCAGAACATAGAAACTCTAATGTATAGTCCAGCAATGCAGTGTTGGCTACAGGAAACAAtgcctgaaaaataaataaacctcCATTCAAACCCAGTACCATTTACAATGTGTCTACATAGATATAGTTCGCCTAAATTGATATTTAACTAAAATCACTGATGCTGTTATTGAACATATTACACTCAAACATTCCAAATTTTcactttaaatattataaaaaacaagagtgcaagaatgtcacaatatacgcccgtcacagcaaatttctttactctagcacctgtatttgcaaatggaattttaactttgtggttgtttagtaataactaagtgttttgtttttctaagtccacaaaaaaactccttaccaggtagagataccttcaaatacacctaaaattggaaagtaacatctatgttgtaccacagaaaagtggtcttggtttttccctacggtcaattataaaaaagttacaatataagttatttatagtaacaactaagggaagttaatcttaaaaaaaaaaaaaaaaaaaaaaaaaaaaaaaaaattgtaagtcctcacaaaaatctttaccaggtagagactggtcaaaatacacctcaaaattggatgtagcatgcatattgtactacagaaaagtggtctcgatttttccctatgactagtaatgaaaaagttacaatataagctatttatagtaacaacaaagggaagtaattcgaaagaagggaactgcgcatgacacttcgtctcatgatggtgtataattgtgtcaagttacatcaaaatccctccatgcatgaagaagaaatgcttcggacaaagtcattcttgtatctgacctttggcctctaagtgtgaccttgaccttagacctagggacctggttcttgcgcatgacactacgtctcgtggtggtgaacatttgtgccaagttatatcaaaatccctctatgcatgaagaagacatgctccggacaaggttttcattcttgtatcctttgacctctaagtgtgaccttgaccttagacctagagacctggttcttgcgcatgacactccgcctcatggtggtgaacatttgtgccaagttatatcaaaatccctctatgcatgaagaagaaatgctccggacaaagttttcattcttgtatcctttgacctctaagtgtgaccttgaccttagacctagggacctggttcttgcgcatgacactccttctcatgatgatgaacaattgtgccaactttcatcaaaa
This window of the Mercenaria mercenaria strain notata chromosome 5, MADL_Memer_1, whole genome shotgun sequence genome carries:
- the LOC123557336 gene encoding translation initiation factor eIF-2B subunit epsilon-like, with product MAPKGKSGASNADLKQEDIVQAVVFADSFNTNFAPISADKPRALFPVANTALLDYTLEFLCSGGVQEIFVLCCHHAGLVKQHLQNSRWNEKSSPCNVVPIVSEGCMSMGDALRDIDAKSLIRSDFILIYGDVVSNIKLQPIMEEHKKRHEKDKSAIMTMVFRQAPPGHTTRSAQDDVILAIDNQTQNVIHYQKVGETGNRRFQFPLEVMTEHKDVQIRYDLLDANISICSPQVPQLFTDNFDYETRDSFVRGILINEEIMGNTIQMHVVKDAYAARISNLQMYDAVSQDILNRWTFPFVPDSCYRHNKDSISYGRHNVYMSKNVTLARECKIEENVLLGNGSSVGSHTVISHSVIGRNCQIGKNVTIKGSYLWDGVTVEDNCKIDTSLICDNVTVYDNVILCPGCVLNSQVSVGPDVELKAGTVAVSRLEEDDFGEEVDATDGDITEAMYGSKARAFTYKDPDDDMSDTEEITKHIWGLTVESESSEEEDSDRSSESGSEPASLPPDVPVYYTEMLDTIQRSKDENISPENLILEINSLKHAYNITIKELTGLVVKVMLEQPFSENPSLAGAEAIKVLKETLARHMSVLQNYIKNEESQLQCLKAVEVFGTASSVNMALVMKLIHFLYDSDILAEQSIFRWYKAPPSNSSQDNLDDVDGEEIENKHAEIRKHVAPLIKWLEEADEESSEDD